The Tripterygium wilfordii isolate XIE 37 chromosome 5, ASM1340144v1, whole genome shotgun sequence genome window below encodes:
- the LOC119998789 gene encoding uncharacterized protein LOC119998789, whose protein sequence is MEHNTGKHSFLSNILGRVFLFGVFIVVLRFAYVVTLTGESCDRRDFCFFSLPEDLNLIIPSVGTGAASAIGTANKAFRSTSVGPSGGDLYTSKDWIKAVQFYSSIFQDLITEGYLAPTSKSLCVESASGQDVFSLKEIGVEDSVGIFKKASKPLVIKGEAHRIPFENNTFDFIFCGGGGINKSPRPLAVAAEIARTLKPEGFMVVHVSVNDTYSLNSFLDLFHSFKLVKYHDIEGYGLSMPNFREIVLKKEGDFVLGHGSKEGENKCLVPAHKRDLVRKAEPLISEEPLKPWITLKRNIKNVKYLPSMADISFKSRYVYIDVGARSYGSSIGSWFKKQYPKQNHTFDVYAIEADKTFHEQYKLKKGITLLPYAAWVRNETLSFEVNRDPGKEVMDKGRGMGRIQPVKTSLRGTSNGEVDEIEGFDFANWLKNTVEERDFVVMKMDVEGTEFDLIPRLFETGAICLIDEIFLECHYNRWQRCCPGQRSSKYENTYGQCLDLFSSLRYSGVLVHQWW, encoded by the coding sequence ATGGAACATAACACAGGCAAACACAGCTTTCTGAGTAACATTTTGGGGCGGGTGTTCTTATTCGGTGTTTTCATCGTCGTCCTCCGTTTCGCATACGTTGTGACGCTCACGGGAGAATCTTGTGATCGTCGCGACTTTTGCTTCTTCTCTCTGCCGGAGGATCTCAACCTCATAATCCCTTCCGTTGGCACCGGAGCAGCTTCCGCAATTGGCACCGCGAACAAAGCCTTTAGATCCACCTCGGTTGGTCCCTCTGGCGGTGATCTCTATACTAGCAAGGACTGGATCAAGGCGGTCCAATTCTACTCCTCGATTTTTCAAGATCTGATTACCGAGGGTTACCTTGCTCCCACTTCGAAGTCCTTGTGCGTAGAGAGCGCATCCGGGCAGGACGTGTTCTCGTTGAAGGAGATTGGAGTGGAGGACTCCGTTGGAATTTTCAAGAAGGCGTCGAAGCCTCTAGTCATTAAGGGTGAGGCGCATCGCATACCGTTCGAGAACAATACCTTCGATTTTATTTTCTGCGGTGGGGGCGGAATCAACAAGTCTCCTCGGCCGTTAGCTGTTGCGGCTGAGATCGCACGAACGCTCAAACCCGAAGGGTTTATGGTGGTCCACGTGAGTGTTAATGATACATACAGTCTCAATTCGTTTCTTGATTTGTTCCATTCTTTTAAATTGGTAAAATATCATGATATAGAGGGTTACGGTTTGTCAATGCCTAATTTTAGAGAGATTGTACTGAAGAAAGAGGGTGATTTTGTTCTCGGTCATGGCTCAAAAGAAGGGGAAAATAAGTGCTTAGTTCCTGCACATAAACGAGATTTGGTGCGGAAAGCGGAGCCTTTGATTTCGGAGGAGCCCTTGAAGCCTTGGATTACTTTAAAGAGAAACATAAAGAATGTAAAGTATTTACCGTCAATGGCAGATATTAGCTTTAAGAGTAGATATGTGTATATTGATGTTGGAGCTCGAAGTTATGGCTCTAGTATTGGGAGTTGGTTCAAGAAGCAATACCCAAAACAGAACCATACTTTTGATGTGTATGCAATTGAGGCTGATAAGACCTTTCATGAACAGTACAAATTGAAAAAGGGTATTACGTTGTTACCATATGCTGCATGGGTGAGAAATGAGACATTGTCTTTTGAGGTAAATAGAGACCCTGGGAAAGAAGTGATGGATAAGGGCAGGGGAATGGGAAGAATTCAGCCCGTGAAAACCTCGTTGCGCGGTACCTCCAATGGTGAAGTTGATGAAATTGAGGGTTTTGATTTTGCAAATTGGCTGAAGAACACAGTGGAAGAGAGGGACTTTGTGGTGATGAAAATGGATGTAGAAGGaactgaatttgatttgattccaAGATTGTTTGAGACGGGAGCAATTTGTTTGATAGATGAAATTTTTCTGGAGTGCCATTACAATAGGTGGCAGAGGTGTTGTCCTGGTCAGAGGAGCTCAAAGTATGAGAACACGTATGGCCAGTGCTTGGACCTGTTCAGTTCTCTCAGATATAGTGGAGTGCTAGTTCATCAGTGGTGGTGA
- the LOC119998826 gene encoding probable protein phosphatase 2C 65 isoform X1: MDLCLFGCMVEIPRFPSFFPHNFAGKFIGTGGIVVFWCVWIGIFVAISSAGPNMGACCSKEPHFSFIEDHTDDIEYGDGDQDGDLRNGDCGARVRLHGSSKYISMYTQQGRKGVNQDAMTVWEDFTGEKGMIFCGVFDGHGPSGHKVARSVRETLPSMLSSAIKSPQVNDSENCDAEDVVPSLLQWEDNFIRSFGEMDEELNLDCSIDSFCSGSTAVTIVKKVLYKHQLHSRAHFSEHLEKTCCLFDFISLLLISIFKGDLLVIGNLGDSRAVLCTRGEENQLVPVQLTVDLKPNIQSEAERIKNCRGRVFAMDREPNVFRIWMPEEDYPGLAMSRCFGDFCLKDYGLTSIPKVASRKLTDDDEFVVLATDGVWDILTNNEVIKIVASAKRRSMAAKLLVCHAVQTWRSKHPGCSVDDCTAICFFFKNRRLLTKSLSEIPPASVTDHSQLGDIASTEVAVCHSSRFFRSERESAESLNDKTSTLSSNEEACPPEEENTVDSITKLHGSPGVLTRRKTLQELDDMEAS, encoded by the exons ATGGATTTGTGCCTTTTTGGGTGCATGGTAGAAATCCCCcgttttccttcctttttcccGCATAATTTTGCAGGAAAGTTTATTGGGACGGGAGGGATTGTTGTATTTTGGTGTGTCTGGATTGGGATTTTTGTTGCCATTTCTTCTGCGGGTCCAAACATGGGCGCCTGTTGTAGCAAGGAACCTCATTTTAGCTTCATAGAAGATCATACAGATGACATCGAATATGGCGATGGTGATCAGGATGGTGATTTGAGGAATGGAGATTGTGGGGCCCGAGTTAGGCTACATGGATCTTCCAAGTACATATCCATGTATACCCAACAAGGAAGAAAAGGGGTCAACCAAGATGCCATGACTGTTTGGGAG GACTTCACTGGCGAGAAAGGTATGATCTTCTGTGGTGTTTTTGATGGTCATGGTCCCTCAGGTCACAAGGTCGCACGTTCTGTTCGTGAAACTTTGCCCTCAATGCTCTCTTCAGCAATCAAATCGCCACAAGTTAATGACAGCGAAAATTGTGATGCTGAAGATGTTGTTCCGTCCCTTTTGCAGTGGGAGGACAATTTTATCAGATCCTTCGGGGAAATGGATGAAGAACTTAACCTTGATTGCAGCATTGATAGCTTCTGTAGCGGCTCAACTGCTGTAACTATAGTAAAGAAGGTATTATATAAACACCAGTTACATTCTAGAGCACATTTCTCAGAacatttggaaaaaacttgttgtttatttgatttcatttctcttctgttgatttcaatttttaagGGAGACCTCCTAGTAATCGGCAACTTGGGGGATTCTCGCGCAGTTCTTTGCACGCGAGGTGAAGAAAACCAACTTGTTCCCGTCCAACTCACAGTTGATCTGAAACCAAATATTCAGA GTGAAGCAGAAAGAATAAAGAATTGCAGAGGCAGAGTTTTTGCTATGGATAGAGAGCCAAATGTGTTCAGAATATGGATGCCAGAGGAAGATTATCCTGGCTTAGCAATGTCTAGATGCTTCGGAGATTTTTGCTTGAAAGATTACGGCCTCACCTCAATCCCTAAAGTTGCTAGTAGAAAGCTTACGGATGATGATGAGTTTGTGGTTCTAGCAACTGACGGG GTATGGGATATATTGACTAACAATGAGGTAATAAAGATAGTTGCTTCAGCGAAAAGGAGATCCATGGCTGCTAAACTGTTAGTATGCCATGCTGTTCAAACATGGAGAAGCAAGCATCCCGGTTGCAGTGTTGATGACTGTACTGCTATATGTTTTTTCTTCAAGAACCGACGTTTGTTAACTAAATCTTTGTCGGAAATACCTCCGGCCAGCGTTACTGATCACTCCCAGCTTGGTGACATTGCTTCCACTGAGGTTGCAGTTTGCCACAGCTCTCGATTCTTCAGAAGTGAGAGAGAATCAGCCGAGTCTCTAAATGACAAGACCAGTACTCTATCATCCAATGAAGAAGCTTGTCctccagaagaagaaaatacGGTAGATTCAATCACAAAGCTCCATGGATCTCCTGGTGTTTTGACTCGGAGGAAAACATTGCAGGAACTTGATGATATGGAAGCTTCATGA
- the LOC119998962 gene encoding patellin-6-like, producing the protein MDSALPSSIQPCLYPDPLPEASPRPSKKNFVTTLMESATIRTPSFKEDTYFLSHLQPAEKKGLQELKDTLAASPDSSECSMWGIPLLKGDEKADVILLKFLRARDFRVLDSYNMLVKCLGWRKEFGADGLVEEDLGFKELEGVVAYMHGYDKEGHPVCYNAYGVFRDKEMHERIFGDEEKLKKFLRWRVQVLERGIKLLHFKPGGINSLIQVTDLKDMPKRELRAASNHVLSLFQDNYPEMVARKIFINVPWYFSVIYSMFSPFLNQRTKSKFVISREGNVTETLYKFIRPEDIPVQYGGLSRPGDLENGPPKPASEFSVKGGETVNIQIEGIEAGATITWDVAVGGWDLEYSAEFVPNSEGSYTIAVEKPRKMGPTEEAVHNSFTCKEPGKMVLCVDNSASRRKKVAAYRYFVRKSTVV; encoded by the exons ATGGATTCCGCATTGCCTAGCTCAATCCAGCCGTGTCTGTACCCAGACCCATTACCAGAAGCCTCACCAAGACCTTCCAAGAAGAACTTCGTCACTACTTTAATGGAGTCAGCCACGATTCGCACTCCTTCGTTCAAAGAAGACACCTATTTCTTATCCCATCTCCAGCCCGCCGAGAAGAAAGGACTTCAAGAGCTGAAAGACACCCTCGCTGCCTCTCCCGACTCAAGTGAGTGCTCAATGTGGGGGATTCCTCTCTTGAAAGGCGACGAAAAGGCCGATGTGATACTGCTTAAATTTTTGCGAGCGCGGGATTTCAGGGTCCTGGACTCGTATAATATGCTCGTGAAGTGTTTGGGTTGGCGGAAGGAGTTTGGGGCAGACGGCCTCGTAGaggaggatttggggtttaaaGAGTTGGAAGGTGTTGTGGCTTATATGCACGGTTATGACAAGGAGGGACACCCTGTCTGTTACAATGCTTATGGGGTTTTTAGAGATAAGGAGATGCATGAGAGGATTTTTGGGGACGAAGAGAAGCTGAAGAAGTTTTTGAGATGGAGAGTTCAGGTTCTTGAGAGAGGGATTAAGCTATTGCACTTTAAGCCTGGTGGGATTAACTCCCTTATTCAAGTTACTGATCTCAAAGACATGCCTAAAAGAGAACTCAGGGCTGCTTCAAATCACGTTCTCTCTTTGTTTCAGGATAACTACCCTGAAATGGTGGCTCGCAAG ATCTTCATCAATGTACCATGGTACTTCAGCGTCATATATTCAATGTTCAGTCCCTTCTTAAATCAGAGAACTAAGAGCAAATTCGTAATCTCCAGGGAAGGAAATGTCACCGAGACTCTGTATAA ATTTATCAGGCCAGAGGACATTCCAGTCCAGTATGGTGGACTGAGTCGACCAGGCGATTTAGAGAATGGCCCACCCAAACCAGCCTCTGAGTTCTCTGTCAAAGGAGGAGAGACGGTGAACATTCAAATTGAAGGCATTGAG GCTGGTGCAACTATAACATGGGACGTTGCAGTTGGTGGATGGGACTTGGAATACAGTGCTGAATTTGTGCCCAATTCAGAGGGTAGTTACACCATAGCAGTGGAGAAGCCAAGGAAAATGGGACCAACAGAGGAAGCTGTTCACAACTCCTTCACATGTAAAGAACCAGGAAAAATGGTTCTCTGTGTGGACAACTCTGCGTCCAGGAGGAAAAAGGTTGCCGCTTATCGCTACTTTGTCCGTAAATCCACTGTTGTTTAG
- the LOC119998327 gene encoding uncharacterized protein LOC119998327, producing MGKSPPINTVKLQYLVRTTKAPKPAYQFVKEKSKNMESSSRADRDERSSCNGSVSNATRLLLSEVVSDCVKRWFKDTLKEAKAGDINMQVLVGQMYYSGYGVPRDVQMGRIWMTRASRTRSSVWKVSDKRPGYNASDSDSDELKGDS from the exons ATGGGCAAATCCCCTCCTATCAACACAGTCAAGCTACAATATCTCGTGAGAACCACTAAAGCCCCAAAACCTGCGTACCAATTTGTTAAGGAGAAGTCGAAGAACATGGAGAGCAGCAGCCGCGCTGACAGAGATGAGAGAAGTAGTTGCAACGGTAGCGTCAGCAACGCGACACGCTTGCTGCTGTCGGAGGTTGTGTCGGATTGCGTAAAGCGGTGGTTCAAAGACACGCTTAAAGAAGCCAAAGCAGGGGATATAAACATGCAGGTCTTGGTGGGTCAGATGTATTACAGTGGTTATGGCGTTCCCAGAGACGTCCAAATG GGAAGAATTTGGATGACAAGAGCATCAAGGACTAGATCCTCAGTTTGGAAAGTCAGTGATAAGCGTCCAG GTTATAATGCTAGTGACTCAGATTCAGATGAGTTGAAGGGTGATTCTTAG
- the LOC119998886 gene encoding F-box/LRR-repeat protein 3-like encodes MKRQKSYEIINLFDLLSDEIMFTILDLLNQNPLDKKAFSLVCKSFYNIESKHRRTLKPLRQEHLLRTLNRYPNVAHIDLTLCPRVNDSSLEIVAKTYKKTLRSIDLSRSRFFSGSGLLSLAENCKNLVEIDLSNSKELQDSALANIAEAKNLEKLWLVRCKKITDMGVGCIAVGCKKLRLLSLKWCLGVGDLGVELIAFKCKEIRYLDLSCLPITNECLPSILKLQYLEDLILEGCFCIDDDNLADIGHRCKSLKLLDMSNCHNISHVGLSSLIGAAESLQQLTLGYGSPVTVSLVDSLKKLSVLQSIRLDGAVVTCDVLKAIGSFPMSLRELSLSKCSGITDDGLSFLIKKHEDLRKLHITCCRKITYIAIAHITSSCANLVSLRMESCTMVPREAYVLIGERCRFLEELDVTDNEIDDEGLKSIARCSNLSILKLGICLNITDAGLAHVGMCCPKLKELDLYRSAGITDIGILAIARGCPDLEMINTSYCYDITDRSLHSLSKCLRLNTFESRGCPLITSLGLAAIAVGCKQLIKLDVKKCLSIDDAGMIPLAQFSQNLKQITLSYSSVTDMGLLSLASISCLQNLTVLHLKGLTPSGLAAALLACVGLTKVKLHASFKPLLPQLIFEHLEARGCVFEWRDKVFQPELDPKCWKLQVEDIVH; translated from the exons ATGAAGAGGCAAAAGAGCTATGAAATCATCAATCTCTTCGATCTCCTTTCGGATGAAATCATGTTCACAATTCTAGATTTACTTAACCAAAACCCTCTTGATAAGAAGGCATTTTCTCTGGTTTGCAAGTCATTTTACAATATAGAATCCAAACATCGAAGGACCCTCAAGCCGCTGCGTCAAGAACATCTCCTTCGAACCCTCAATCGGTACCCAAATGTCGCCCACATCGATCTGACACTCTGCCCACGAGTGAACGACAGTTCCTTGGAAATCGTTgcaaaaacatacaaaaaaacgCTCCGTTCCATCGATCTCTCCCGTTCTCGGTTCTTTTCGGGTAGTGGGTTGTTGAGTTTGGCTGAGAATTGCAAGAATCTCGTGGAGATTGATTTATCGAATTCTAAAGAACTTCAGGACTCGGCCCTGGCTAATATTGCAGAGGCGAAGAATCTTGAGAAGCTCTGGTTGGTGAGATGCAAGAAAATCACAGATATGGGAGTTGGATGTATCGCTGTGGGTTGTAAGAAGTTGAGGTTACTCAGCTTGAAATGGTGCTTGGGTGTCGGTGATTTGGGGGTGGAGTTGATCGCTTTTAAGTGTAAAGAGATTCGTTATTTGGATCTCTCCTGCTTGCCG ATAACAAATGAATGCTTGCCATCCATCTTGAAACTACAATATCTTGAAGACTTAATTCTAGAAGGATGCTTTTGCATTGACGACGACAACCTTGCAGATATTGGACACAGATGCAAGTCTCTGAAG TTACTTGATATGTCAAATTGCCATAATATCAGTCATGTTGGTTTGTCTTCTCTAATTGGTGCTGCTGAATCTCTACAACAGCTAACATTAGGCTATGGCTCTCCT GTCACGGTTTCTCTTGTTGATAGTTTGAAAAAGCTGTCTGTGCTGCAATCTATCAGACTAGATGGCGCAGTGGTCACTTGTGATGTATTGAAGGCAATCGGAAGTTTTCCCATGTCACTAAGAGAACTGAGCTTGAGTAAATGTTCAGGAATTACTGACGATGGTCTATCCTTCCTCATTAAAAAACATGAAGATTTAAGGAAGCTGCACATCACTTGTTGTCGGAAGATTACTTATATTGCCATTGCACATATAACAAGTTCATGCGCTAATCTTGTTTCACTAAGAATGGAGTCGTGCACAATGGTCCCTAGAGAAGCTTATGTCTTGATTGGAGAGCGATGTCGTTTTCTGGAGGAGCTTGATGTGACAGATAATGAGATTGATGATGAAG GTCTGAAATCAATTGCTAGGTGTTCCAATCTCTCCATCTTAAAACTTGGAATTTGCTTAAACATAACTGATGCTGGGCTTGCTCATGTTGGAATGTGTTGTCCAAAACTTAAAGAGCTCGATTTGTATAG ATCAGCTGGAATAACGGATATAGGTATCTTAGCAATTGCTCGTGGTTGCCCTGACCTTGAAATGATTAATACGTCCTACTGTTATGACATCACTGATCGATCCCTACATTCGTTGTCCAAATGTTTGAGGTTGAATACATTTGAAAGTCGAGGCTGCCCTCTTATAACATCTTTGGGTCTAGCAGCCATTGCAGTGGGATGCAAACAACTCATCAAGCTTGACGTAAAGAAGTGTCTCAGCATTGATGATGCTGGAATGATTCCACTTGCTCAATTCTCCCAAAATCTCAAACAG ATTACTTTGTCATATAGCTCAGTTACGGATATGGGGCTTTTGTCCCTTGCGAGCATCAGCTGCCTACAGAACCTGACTGTCTTGCATTTGAAGGGTTTGACTCCAAGTGGACTGGCCGCTGCCCTGTTAGCGTGTGTAGGGCTAACAAAAGTGAAGCTTCATGCATCTTTTAAACCGCTTTTACCACAACTGATTTTTGAACATTTAGAAGCGCGCGGTTGCGTATTTGAATGGAGAGATAAAGTATTTCAG CCTGAACTAGACCCAAAGTGCTGGAAATTGCAAGTCGAAGATATTGTTCACTAG
- the LOC119998826 gene encoding probable protein phosphatase 2C 65 isoform X2 — protein sequence MDLCLFGCMVEIPRFPSFFPHNFAGKFIGTGGIVVFWCVWIGIFVAISSAGPNMGACCSKEPHFSFIEDHTDDIEYGDGDQDGDLRNGDCGARVRLHGSSKYISMYTQQGRKGVNQDAMTVWEDFTGEKGMIFCGVFDGHGPSGHKVARSVRETLPSMLSSAIKSPQVNDSENCDAEDVVPSLLQWEDNFIRSFGEMDEELNLDCSIDSFCSGSTAVTIVKKGDLLVIGNLGDSRAVLCTRGEENQLVPVQLTVDLKPNIQSEAERIKNCRGRVFAMDREPNVFRIWMPEEDYPGLAMSRCFGDFCLKDYGLTSIPKVASRKLTDDDEFVVLATDGVWDILTNNEVIKIVASAKRRSMAAKLLVCHAVQTWRSKHPGCSVDDCTAICFFFKNRRLLTKSLSEIPPASVTDHSQLGDIASTEVAVCHSSRFFRSERESAESLNDKTSTLSSNEEACPPEEENTVDSITKLHGSPGVLTRRKTLQELDDMEAS from the exons ATGGATTTGTGCCTTTTTGGGTGCATGGTAGAAATCCCCcgttttccttcctttttcccGCATAATTTTGCAGGAAAGTTTATTGGGACGGGAGGGATTGTTGTATTTTGGTGTGTCTGGATTGGGATTTTTGTTGCCATTTCTTCTGCGGGTCCAAACATGGGCGCCTGTTGTAGCAAGGAACCTCATTTTAGCTTCATAGAAGATCATACAGATGACATCGAATATGGCGATGGTGATCAGGATGGTGATTTGAGGAATGGAGATTGTGGGGCCCGAGTTAGGCTACATGGATCTTCCAAGTACATATCCATGTATACCCAACAAGGAAGAAAAGGGGTCAACCAAGATGCCATGACTGTTTGGGAG GACTTCACTGGCGAGAAAGGTATGATCTTCTGTGGTGTTTTTGATGGTCATGGTCCCTCAGGTCACAAGGTCGCACGTTCTGTTCGTGAAACTTTGCCCTCAATGCTCTCTTCAGCAATCAAATCGCCACAAGTTAATGACAGCGAAAATTGTGATGCTGAAGATGTTGTTCCGTCCCTTTTGCAGTGGGAGGACAATTTTATCAGATCCTTCGGGGAAATGGATGAAGAACTTAACCTTGATTGCAGCATTGATAGCTTCTGTAGCGGCTCAACTGCTGTAACTATAGTAAAGAAG GGAGACCTCCTAGTAATCGGCAACTTGGGGGATTCTCGCGCAGTTCTTTGCACGCGAGGTGAAGAAAACCAACTTGTTCCCGTCCAACTCACAGTTGATCTGAAACCAAATATTCAGA GTGAAGCAGAAAGAATAAAGAATTGCAGAGGCAGAGTTTTTGCTATGGATAGAGAGCCAAATGTGTTCAGAATATGGATGCCAGAGGAAGATTATCCTGGCTTAGCAATGTCTAGATGCTTCGGAGATTTTTGCTTGAAAGATTACGGCCTCACCTCAATCCCTAAAGTTGCTAGTAGAAAGCTTACGGATGATGATGAGTTTGTGGTTCTAGCAACTGACGGG GTATGGGATATATTGACTAACAATGAGGTAATAAAGATAGTTGCTTCAGCGAAAAGGAGATCCATGGCTGCTAAACTGTTAGTATGCCATGCTGTTCAAACATGGAGAAGCAAGCATCCCGGTTGCAGTGTTGATGACTGTACTGCTATATGTTTTTTCTTCAAGAACCGACGTTTGTTAACTAAATCTTTGTCGGAAATACCTCCGGCCAGCGTTACTGATCACTCCCAGCTTGGTGACATTGCTTCCACTGAGGTTGCAGTTTGCCACAGCTCTCGATTCTTCAGAAGTGAGAGAGAATCAGCCGAGTCTCTAAATGACAAGACCAGTACTCTATCATCCAATGAAGAAGCTTGTCctccagaagaagaaaatacGGTAGATTCAATCACAAAGCTCCATGGATCTCCTGGTGTTTTGACTCGGAGGAAAACATTGCAGGAACTTGATGATATGGAAGCTTCATGA
- the LOC119999021 gene encoding CASP-like protein 4B1, giving the protein MSEHDGNQVTAPPTATPESGMEDQEPGTGFGVSAITRRWRREDLLKRGGLALRGIGLLFSLLAFIIMASNKHGDWMDFDKYEEYRYLLGIAILSTLYTGIQTLRHVHELSTGKSMLQPRTSALVDFVGDQIIAYLLISASSTAIPLTNSMRRGADNIFTDSSSAAIGMAFLGFFSLALAALISGYKLSARPYL; this is encoded by the exons ATGTCCGAACATGATGGGAACCAAGTAACGGCGCCACCTACGGCAACGCCAGAGTCGGGAATGGAGGACCAGGAGCCGGGGACGGGGTTTGGAGTATCCGCGATCACGAGGCGGTGGAGGAGAGAAGACTTGCTGAAGAGAGGGGGTTTGGCTTTGAGAGGAATTggtttgttattctctttgctTGCTTTCATTATTATGGCAAGTAACAAGCATGGAGATTGGATGGATTTTGACAAATACGAAGAGTACCG ATATTTGTTAGGGATTGCGATTTTGTCTACTTTGTACACGGGAATACAAACGCTCCGGCACGTCCACGAGCTTTCCACCGGTAAAAGTATGCTCCAGCCGCGGACGTCTGCCCTAGTTGATTTTGTTGGAGATCAG ATCATAGCATACTTGTTGATATCTGCATCGTCGACTGCAATTCCCTTGACAAATAGTATGAGAAGAGGAGCTGACAACATATTCACAGATTCCTCTTCAGCGGCCATAGGTATGGCTTTTCTTGGATTCTTCTCCTTGGCTTTGGCGGCTCTCATTTCTGGATATAAATTATCTGCACGACCCTATCTCTAA